A genomic window from Onychostoma macrolepis isolate SWU-2019 chromosome 22, ASM1243209v1, whole genome shotgun sequence includes:
- the LOC131530225 gene encoding SLAM family member 9-like: MKINIYNRVQFTDYNLKSNGVFVDADAVESVSVLEGDSVALNSGFTEMMDDDLILWRFGAENTLIAQINVLAGSITVYKDVLDERFRDRLKLDDQTGSLIITNTRTEHTGLYKLLTNSVSKSFSLTVYARLPVPVISSNSSQCSSSSSSSSYCSLLCSVVNVGHVTLSWYKGNSLLSSISVSDLSISLSLPLEVEYQDKNTYSCVLNNPISNQMRHGHQQTLSHMFRYDSTD, translated from the exons ATGAAGATAAACATCTATAACAGGGTACAATTCACAGACTATAACTTGAAGAGtaatg gtgtgtttgttgATGCAGATGCAGTGGAGTCAGTGTCAGTgctggagggagattcagtcgcTCTAAACTCTGGTTTTACTGAAATGATGGATGATGATCTGATTCTGTGGAGGTTTGGAGCTGAAAACACTTTAATAGCTCAAATCAATGTACTGGCCGGCAGCATCACTGTATATAAAGATGTTCttgatgagagattcagagacagactgaagctggacgatcaaactggatctctgatcatcacaaacaccagaactGAACACACTGGACTCTATAAACTACTGACCAACAGTGTGAGCAAGAGCTTCAGTCTCACTGTCTATG CTCGTctgcctgttcctgtcatcagcAGTAACTCTTCACAatgttcttcatcatcatcatcatcatcatattgttcattgttgtgttcagtggtgaatgtgggtcatgtgactctctcctggtacaaaggaaacagtttattgtccagcatcagtgtgtctgatctcagcatcagtctctctctacctctggaggtggaatatcaggataaaaacacctacagctgtgtgctcaacaatcccatcagcaaccagatGAGACACGGACATCAGCAAACTCTGTCACACATGTTCAGGTACGACAGCACTGattga